The Desulfuribacillus alkaliarsenatis nucleotide sequence GGTGCCTGTACTGTAGTCTCCATCTTCATGGCTTCCGTGAGGATTAAGTGATCGCCTTTTCTTACTTTGTCGCCCTTTTCAACTAAGGTCTTGAGGACAGTTCCAGGCATCGATGCACCTATGTGACCAGGATTCGATTTATCTGCCTTTTGTTTGCAGGTGTCTGCAATCTTTACTTCCTGATCTTTAATAATTACCTCACGAAGTACACCATTTAATTCAAAGTAAACAAGCCTCGTACCATCGTCTCTCGGTTTAGAAACAGATACAAGCTGGATTATTAACGTCTTTCCACGTTCGATTTCTACTTCAATTTCTTCACCCAAGCGTAATCCGTAGAAGAATGTTGGTGTATCTAAAGCAGCTACATCGCCAAAGCGTTGACGGAAACGCTCGAACTCTTCATATACCTTCGGATATAAAGCATACGATAAGACATCATGAGTCGTAACTTCTTTTTCGAACATCTCTTGAAGCTTTTCTCTAATCTTATCGAAATCAACCGGCTCCATTAATTCTCCAGGACGTACTGATAGTGGTTCCTTACCTTTTAAGATAATTTTCTGCAGCGCTTCAGGGAATCCTTGATACGGCTGCCCTAGCTGTCCTTGGAAGAATTCAATTACAGAGTCAGGGAAGTCTAAAGAGTCTCCACGCTCGTAGATATCCTTTTCCGTTAAGTTGTTCTGCACCATATATAATGCCATATCACCAACGACCTTAGATGACGGCGTAACCTTCACAACATCCCCGCACATGTCATTAACAGTACGATACATTTTCTTGACTTCATCCCAACGGTTATACAAGCCAACGGCCTTGGCCTGCTGCTGTAGATTACTGTATTGACCACCTGGCATTTCATGCTCATAGACTTCTGTATGTGGAGCCATCATGCCGCTTTCAAAGCCACTGTAATATTTGCGCACTTCTTCCCAATATAGTCCTATTTTCTCAAGTGCCTGGATATCTAAATCTGGTTGTCGTTCTGTATTAGCCAAGGCATAATACAAACTGTTTCCACTTGGTTGCGAAGTAAGTCCAGCCATTGCCCCGACAGCAACATCTACGATATCTACACCCGCATCTATTGCCTTCGCGTATGTGAAAATACCATTGCCGCTAGTATCGTGGGTGTGCAGGTGGATTGGAATATCTACCGCTTCCTTCAATGTCGATACCAATTGGTATGCAGCCTCTGGCTTTAATAAGCCAGCCATGTCTTTAATACCTAGAATATGTGCCCCAGACTTCTCTAACTCAATCGCCATATTCTTATAGTATTTCAAGTCGTATTTGCTTCGCGTAGGGTCTAAGATATCTCCTGTATAGCAAATCGCCGCTTCCGCTATTTTACCCGTATCGCAGGTAGCCTCAATCGCTAGGCGCATACCTTCAATCCAGTTCAAGCTGTCAAAGATTCTAAATACGTCAATTCCAGCATCCGCGGACTCTTTAACAAACTCGCGAATTAAGTTATCTGGATAGTTCGTATAACCAACGGCATTTGATGCTCTCAGGAGCATCTGGAATAACAGGTTCGGCATCTTTTCCCTAAGCTCAATCAGCCTTTCCCATGGGTCTTCATGTAAAAAACGCATGGCTACGTCATATGTTGCCCCACCCCACATTTCCGTAGAAAATAGGTTCGGCAGCATGCGAGCTGTTGGCTCAGCAATCAGCGATAAATCATGGGTTCTAACACGTGTCGCTAATAACGATTGATGGGCATCTCTAAAGGTCGTATCTGTTAAAAGTACTTGCTTCTGTGCCTTTACCCAATCAGTTAAACCCTTTGCCCCTTGCTGTTCTAGTATTTGCTTCGTCCCTGATGGAAACGGCTCTGTCAGCTTTACTTTTGGAATAACTGGTTTGTCGAACACTGGCTTCTTCTTTTTATCTAATCCTGGGTATCCATTTACAATCGTTTCCCCTATGAAAGAAAGAAGCTTTGTACCCCTATCTCTGATAATTGGAAAATCGAATAGTTCTGGTGTCGTATCGATAAATGATGTGTTATATTCACCAGATAGGAAATTCTCATGGGCTACGACATTTTCTAGGAATAAAATGTTAGTTTTTAAACCTCTAATACGGAACTCACGCAAATTACGCACCATTTTCGCAGATGCTTGCTCGAATGTTAAAGCCCAGGTTGAGAC carries:
- the pyc gene encoding pyruvate carboxylase; amino-acid sequence: MDQSHKIKKLLVANRGEIAIRIFRACTELHIRTVAIYSKEDAGSLHRYKADEAYLVGEGKKPIEAYLDIESIIEIAKKHEVDAIHPGYGFLSENINFARRCQEEGIIFVGPELKHLEMFGDKVRAREQAILAGIPVIPGSDGPVESIEAVQEFADKHGFPLIIKASLGGGGRGMRIVRVQSELEEAYNRAKSEAKSAFGNDEIYVEKFVENPKHIEVQILADKHGNMVHLYERDCSVQRRHQKVVEVAPSVGLDKKLRIDICDAAVKLSKNVGYVNAGTVEFLVTANGDFFFIEVNPRIQVEHTITEMITGVDIVQSQIMISDGEQLHGDKLGIPKQENIILNGYAIQSRVTTEDPSNNFLPDTGKITAYRTSGGFGVRLDGGNGFQGAVITPHYDSLLVKVSTWALTFEQASAKMVRNLREFRIRGLKTNILFLENVVAHENFLSGEYNTSFIDTTPELFDFPIIRDRGTKLLSFIGETIVNGYPGLDKKKKPVFDKPVIPKVKLTEPFPSGTKQILEQQGAKGLTDWVKAQKQVLLTDTTFRDAHQSLLATRVRTHDLSLIAEPTARMLPNLFSTEMWGGATYDVAMRFLHEDPWERLIELREKMPNLLFQMLLRASNAVGYTNYPDNLIREFVKESADAGIDVFRIFDSLNWIEGMRLAIEATCDTGKIAEAAICYTGDILDPTRSKYDLKYYKNMAIELEKSGAHILGIKDMAGLLKPEAAYQLVSTLKEAVDIPIHLHTHDTSGNGIFTYAKAIDAGVDIVDVAVGAMAGLTSQPSGNSLYYALANTERQPDLDIQALEKIGLYWEEVRKYYSGFESGMMAPHTEVYEHEMPGGQYSNLQQQAKAVGLYNRWDEVKKMYRTVNDMCGDVVKVTPSSKVVGDMALYMVQNNLTEKDIYERGDSLDFPDSVIEFFQGQLGQPYQGFPEALQKIILKGKEPLSVRPGELMEPVDFDKIREKLQEMFEKEVTTHDVLSYALYPKVYEEFERFRQRFGDVAALDTPTFFYGLRLGEEIEVEIERGKTLIIQLVSVSKPRDDGTRLVYFELNGVLREVIIKDQEVKIADTCKQKADKSNPGHIGASMPGTVLKTLVEKGDKVRKGDHLILTEAMKMETTVQAPFDGEVLEVHVTSGESIQTGDLLIELTR